The DNA region CCACGTCGACCGCCGGGCGCCACACGAACAGCACCTTCAGCTCCGGGACGATGGCCTTCCACTCGTCGAGGAACAGCACGCTCCTCGGGTCCTTCCAGCCCCAGACGGGGAACTTCGCATCGCGGCGGCGGACGAGCTCCTCGGCCTCGGCCCGTCGGGCGGGCGGAAAGGTGACCGCGGCGGCGGACGACGCCTTCCATCCCATGGACCCCCCGAGCCCCTGCTCGTCGAGGGCCGCCGCGTGCAGGACCACGAACTCGCGATCCTCGAAGTGCCCGAGGCGGTTGCCGGCGGCCGGCGCGATCAGGCTGCCGTCGTGGATGACCAGCCCGCATCGCTCCAGCCACGAGGCGGTGAGCGAGGTCCCCGACCGGTGCATCCCGGTGATGCAGATCGCCGTGGTCATCGCGGCCTGCCCGTCTGGTCCGGCGAGTAGCTCATGCGGACGACCTCGTCGCCCGCCGGCCGGCGCAGGTGCTGCACGGACCCGTCGGGCCACCGCACCTCGACCGAGGTGGCGACGCCGTGGGCTCCCAGCCCGAAGTAGGCCCGGTACTCGCCCTGGGAGAAGTGCGACCCCTCGTTGCACCCGACCCACTGGGTGATCGTGCGGGCGCCCACGCCCGCTCGCACGCGCGCCCCGATGGCCGGGCGGTTGCCCTCGGGGCCTTCGAGCACCACCTGCAACCAGTGCCCGGCCGGTGTGGCGTTGCGGAAGAAGCCCGTCTGCCACTGGAACCCCTTCCCCTCACGCTTGGAGTCGGGCACGACGGCGATGAGCGCGTCCCGGCGGCCGTCCCCCGACGAGTCGAACCACGAGGCGCGGGCGTCGACCACCGGGGCCGGCACCTCCCGTTGGAGCAGACCGGTCCGTACGAAGCGCCCGGAGGCCGTCTGGCGGAACAGGCCTCCGGGCACCACGTGGAGGTCCAGGAGGCCGTCGTTGTCGTAGTCCACCCAGTTGGCGGTGACGCCCCCCGAGGCCGGGAGCCCGACCGACGACGGGTCCACGGCGCGGAAGCCGCCGGGCCCGTTCACCAGCAGCGTGTTGCCATCGGGGGACGGGGCGAAGACGTCGGGTCGCCCGTCGTCGTCGTGGTCGCCGACGGCCAGCTTGGCCACGGGCGTCTCTCCGTTTCGCAGTGGGACCTCCTGGCACCTCGTGAACGGGCCCTCGCCGTCCCGACGGTAGACAACCAGACGGTTGCCGTGGGCGGCCAGCAACTCGGGGGCACCGTCGCCGTCCACGTCGATCCAGACGAAGCTCTCGCCACTCACCAGGTGCAGCCCGAGGGCGTCCGTGGCGTCAGCGAAGCGCCCGGGGAACTCCTGGCGGTACAGCCGGGGATGACCGGCCTGGCACGACACGAACAGGTCGAGCAGCCGGTTGTCGCCCAGGGCGACCCACGCCGCCTGGCGCGCCCGGCAGCCCTGCTTGTCGATGCCGGACGCGTCGATGACGTCTCGGAAGCCGTCGCCGCCGTCGACGAGGAGCTCGTCGCGCACGATGCCCGGGTGCGCTTCGAGCAGCCCGCGCAGCCCACCCCGAGCGACGAACGCGCCGGTGCGACCGTGGCCCCCCCAGTCGGCCCATGCCATGCCGTGGCGGTCACGGGCGTGCAGGTCGAACCGCCGGGTGGTCGGTGACGTCATGGTCGAGCCGACGAACACGTTGGCCAACGGCACGCACTCGTCGACGGTCACGCGCAGCACGATGCCCACCAGCGCCGGTGCCAGGTGCAGCCGTCCGTCCGTCGACGTCGAGAAGCGCACGACGACGCGCGCCGGCGCGCCAGCGCGTTCCTCGTCGGTGACCTCGAGCTGGTCGATGTCCGCGCTGTGCTGGACGGTGACGGGGGAGAGGAACTCCAGGCTTCCACCGAGTGCGCCGCCCCCGGGCAGGGCGACGCAGCGGACCACCACGGTGTTGGCCTGCCGGTAGAGGTAGAGGCCAGGACGGCTCGTCTCCGGAGGGTGGACGTCGTCCTCCCACCCTGGGAACCCGGTGTCCTGGTTGAGCCGCAGCTCGCCCATCCGGTCCTCGAAGTGCCCGCGGTCATCGACGGCGATGAGGCTCTGGCGCGAATTGTGGTTGGCCGTGAACACGTGCTGGCGGCCGTCGAGGGTCACCACCCCGAGGTCGAACAGGTTCCACGAGGCGATGTCGAGGGGGAGACGGCGGAACGGGGATCGGCGGTGCGGGGCGGCGGGAATCCATTGCGAGAGCAGGCTCGGCCCCCGTCTCTTTGCCCGGCGGGCGAGCGAGACCAGCCGCCGGCCCCCGTCACGGGCTCGTGCCGGCATCACGGCGCCAGTCTCGCGCACGCAATGGTTGCAATCGTCCGCTTGTGGCGTTATGTTCCGGGGCGCGGGGTATTTGTATTCCGCCCTTATTAGGGGAGAGGTTCCTTGCTCAGCTCACGACGGTCGCCGTTCATCTACGCGCTCGTACCGGCGCTGCTCCTCCTGTTCGTGCCGGCGGCGGCCAGCGCCGCCACCACGCTGGTGGTCGACGACGACATGGTCTGCGAGGGCGCCGCCTTCAGCACCATCCAGTCCGCCGTCGACGCGGCCTCGCCTGGCGACACCGTGAAGGTGTGTGCCGGCGGCTACACCGAGACCGTCACCGTGGACAAGACATTGGTGCTCCAGGGAGCCAAGGCCAACGTCGACGCCCGGACGAGGGTGCAGACCGGTGAGTCGGTCGTCAAGGGACCGGGCGGCGGGTTCAGGGTGCAGGCCGACAACGTGGCCGTCAACGGGTTCACGGTCAAGGACGCCACCGGCGGCCCCGGCATCGAGCTGAGCAGGACCAACACCGGCGCCACCGTCTCCTACAACATCATCAAGAACAGCGTGTTCGGCATCTACGCCAACTCCAGCGGCGCCGGGCTCACCACGATCAGCTACAACCGGATCTTCGGCAACAACGGCGCCGGTTCGGCCGGCGGCAACGGCATCTACTCCGACCAGGGCCTGGTGGGGGGCCGGATCAACCACAACCTCCTGGAGGGCCATCAGAACGCCGGCGTGCTGGTCGCCCTCACGTCGTTCACGGTCAACGACCTGGCCATCAAGATGAACAGCTCCCTGAACAACGCGTCGTTCGTCGCCATCTTCCACGGCACCAACGTCAAGGTGGCCGGGAACACGTCGGACGACACGATCGTCGAGGACAACAACGCTCAGGGCTCGTCGGTCTTCGTGGGCGGGAACAGCTCCACCGTCGTGGTCAAGGCCAACATCATCAAGCACGCCGCGTTCGACGGCGTCGCCGTGCGGGCCCAGGCCAACGGCGTGAGCGTGCAGGGCAACACGGTGAAGGCGTCGAACAGGGACGGCATCTCGGTCACCGCCTCGACGCCCGGCGGCGTCACCGTGGCGTCGAACACGGTGAAGAAGAGCCAGCGCGACGGCATCACGTTCAGCGCCGAGACCAGCGGCGACACCATCACCGGGAACACGTCGCTCAACAACGACATCGGCCTCACCGGTGCGGTCGACTGCGCCGACGCCAGCCTGGGCGAGGGCACGGCGGGCACGGCCAACACGTGGACCGCAAACACCGGCGTCACCTCCTCGCCGCCGGGCCTCTGCACCCCACCGGCGTAGCGCCGGCCAACCCCAGGTCGTCCATCGGCCGGCGGTCGATCGCCCGCGGCGGGAGGCGCGGCGGGACGTCCGGCCGATCGGCTCGTGACCGGCCCCGGTCATCTCCGCCGTGGCCCGACGCGTACGATTCCGGAGTGAACGATCGGGAAGCCGGGCGTTGAGGACGCAACCCCTCGAGGGGCCTCGGCCGGGGGATCTCTACCGGCCGCGCGTCCGCTTCCGGCCGGCGCTGGCGGCCGTCTGGCGGTCGCGTGAGCT from Acidimicrobiales bacterium includes:
- a CDS encoding CRTAC1 family protein, producing the protein MPARARDGGRRLVSLARRAKRRGPSLLSQWIPAAPHRRSPFRRLPLDIASWNLFDLGVVTLDGRQHVFTANHNSRQSLIAVDDRGHFEDRMGELRLNQDTGFPGWEDDVHPPETSRPGLYLYRQANTVVVRCVALPGGGALGGSLEFLSPVTVQHSADIDQLEVTDEERAGAPARVVVRFSTSTDGRLHLAPALVGIVLRVTVDECVPLANVFVGSTMTSPTTRRFDLHARDRHGMAWADWGGHGRTGAFVARGGLRGLLEAHPGIVRDELLVDGGDGFRDVIDASGIDKQGCRARQAAWVALGDNRLLDLFVSCQAGHPRLYRQEFPGRFADATDALGLHLVSGESFVWIDVDGDGAPELLAAHGNRLVVYRRDGEGPFTRCQEVPLRNGETPVAKLAVGDHDDDGRPDVFAPSPDGNTLLVNGPGGFRAVDPSSVGLPASGGVTANWVDYDNDGLLDLHVVPGGLFRQTASGRFVRTGLLQREVPAPVVDARASWFDSSGDGRRDALIAVVPDSKREGKGFQWQTGFFRNATPAGHWLQVVLEGPEGNRPAIGARVRAGVGARTITQWVGCNEGSHFSQGEYRAYFGLGAHGVATSVEVRWPDGSVQHLRRPAGDEVVRMSYSPDQTGRPR
- a CDS encoding right-handed parallel beta-helix repeat-containing protein, encoding MLSSRRSPFIYALVPALLLLFVPAAASAATTLVVDDDMVCEGAAFSTIQSAVDAASPGDTVKVCAGGYTETVTVDKTLVLQGAKANVDARTRVQTGESVVKGPGGGFRVQADNVAVNGFTVKDATGGPGIELSRTNTGATVSYNIIKNSVFGIYANSSGAGLTTISYNRIFGNNGAGSAGGNGIYSDQGLVGGRINHNLLEGHQNAGVLVALTSFTVNDLAIKMNSSLNNASFVAIFHGTNVKVAGNTSDDTIVEDNNAQGSSVFVGGNSSTVVVKANIIKHAAFDGVAVRAQANGVSVQGNTVKASNRDGISVTASTPGGVTVASNTVKKSQRDGITFSAETSGDTITGNTSLNNDIGLTGAVDCADASLGEGTAGTANTWTANTGVTSSPPGLCTPPA
- a CDS encoding sulfotransferase — encoded protein: MTTAICITGMHRSGTSLTASWLERCGLVIHDGSLIAPAAGNRLGHFEDREFVVLHAAALDEQGLGGSMGWKASSAAAVTFPPARRAEAEELVRRRDAKFPVWGWKDPRSVLFLDEWKAIVPELKVLFVWRPAVDVVESLVRRSRRTRNPDMKARTLAAPGLWKVYNQRLLDYRRRHPSSTVLIPFSALVDADRQVLELVERRFDVQLPYRPLADLYDEGLRRHRPVSVSRSVSGLAASLTGCAAVERDLQEASDSPLGTTPPPALRP